In candidate division KSB1 bacterium, one DNA window encodes the following:
- a CDS encoding type I restriction-modification system subunit M, with product MARRKNNHQPAATSGATVGYEAELWKMADALRGSMDAAEYKHVVLGLIFLKYISDAFEEQHRKLEAERAEGADPEDPDEYRAHNIFWVPPEARWAHLKAQARQPTIGQLVDDAMAGIERDNPALKGVLPKDYARPALDKQRLGQLIDLISNLDFRSDQRSPRLDSHPSPTGRGAGGEGRHAHDLLGRVYEYFLSQFASAEGKKGGEFYTPRCVVKLLVEMLEPYHGRVYDPCCGSSGMFVQSVEFIRAHASGNGNGGKTPKGSKPDISIYGQESNYTTWRLAKMNLAIRGIDGQIAHGDTFYNDRFPDLKADFILANPPFNVSDWGGERLRDDKRWKYGMPPAGNANFAWVQHIVHHLAPAGVAGFVLANGSMSSNQSGEGEIRKNLIEADLVDCMVALPGQLFYSTQIPACLWFLARDRKNGKFRDRRGQVLFIDARKLGRMVDRTHRELTDEDIARIANTYHAWRGEKDAGEYADVPGFCKSATLDEIRKHGHVLTPGRYVGPEAKEDDGEPFEEKMKRLTATLRAQQAEAAKLDAAIAKNLKELGFL from the coding sequence TTGGCCAGACGCAAAAACAACCACCAGCCTGCTGCAACCAGCGGCGCCACCGTCGGCTACGAAGCCGAACTCTGGAAAATGGCCGACGCGCTGCGCGGCAGCATGGATGCGGCCGAGTACAAGCACGTCGTCCTCGGCCTCATCTTCCTCAAGTACATCTCGGACGCCTTCGAGGAGCAGCACCGCAAGCTCGAGGCCGAACGCGCCGAAGGCGCCGACCCCGAGGACCCCGATGAGTACCGCGCGCACAACATCTTCTGGGTGCCGCCCGAGGCGCGCTGGGCGCACCTCAAGGCGCAGGCCCGCCAGCCCACCATCGGCCAGCTCGTGGACGATGCCATGGCTGGCATCGAACGCGACAACCCGGCGTTGAAGGGCGTGCTGCCCAAGGACTACGCCCGCCCCGCCCTCGACAAGCAGCGGCTCGGCCAGCTCATTGATCTGATCTCAAATCTCGATTTTCGATCAGATCAACGCTCACCCCGGCTTGACAGCCACCCCTCTCCCACTGGGAGAGGGGCTGGGGGTGAGGGTAGACACGCCCACGATTTGCTGGGGCGTGTCTATGAGTACTTCCTCTCACAGTTCGCGAGCGCCGAGGGCAAGAAGGGCGGCGAGTTCTACACCCCCCGCTGTGTGGTCAAGCTCCTGGTCGAGATGCTCGAGCCTTACCACGGCCGGGTGTACGACCCCTGCTGCGGCTCGTCGGGCATGTTCGTGCAGTCGGTGGAGTTCATCCGCGCGCATGCCAGCGGCAACGGCAATGGCGGCAAGACTCCCAAGGGCTCGAAGCCCGACATTTCAATCTACGGCCAGGAGTCGAACTACACCACCTGGCGGCTCGCCAAGATGAACCTCGCCATCCGCGGCATCGACGGCCAGATCGCCCACGGCGACACCTTTTACAACGACCGCTTCCCGGACCTCAAGGCCGACTTCATCCTCGCCAATCCCCCGTTCAACGTCTCCGACTGGGGCGGCGAGCGCCTGCGCGACGACAAGCGCTGGAAGTACGGCATGCCGCCGGCCGGCAACGCGAACTTCGCCTGGGTGCAGCACATCGTGCACCACCTCGCGCCCGCGGGCGTGGCCGGCTTCGTGCTCGCCAACGGCTCGATGTCGTCGAACCAGTCCGGCGAGGGCGAGATCCGCAAGAACCTGATCGAGGCCGACTTGGTGGACTGCATGGTCGCGCTGCCGGGTCAGCTCTTCTACTCGACGCAGATCCCGGCGTGCCTCTGGTTCCTCGCGCGCGACCGCAAGAACGGCAAGTTCCGCGACCGCCGCGGCCAGGTGCTCTTCATCGACGCCCGCAAGCTCGGCCGCATGGTGGACCGCACCCACCGGGAACTCACCGACGAGGACATTGCCCGCATCGCCAACACTTACCACGCCTGGCGCGGCGAGAAGGACGCGGGCGAATACGCCGATGTGCCCGGCTTCTGCAAGAGCGCGACGCTCGACGAGATCCGCAAGCACGGCCATGTGCTCACCCCCGGCCGCTACGTGGGCCCCGAGGCCAAGGAGGACGACGGCGAGCCGTTCGAGGAGAAGATGAAGCGGCTCACCGCGACGCTGCGCGCGCAGCAGGCCGAGGCCGCGAAGCTCGATGCCGCCATCGCGAAAAACCTGAAGGAGCTGGGCTTCTTATGA
- a CDS encoding tetratricopeptide repeat protein, with protein sequence MIRNRLNIEQPASPGIKTLATLVCALALFTTACQNQLLEQAAFFERSGQPGKSESVLLRHLEAHPDDARARFWLAELQGRQKKFDEMAASLALVEQQDRRWREAAADLREKYWRENYNEGVRALAVMQIPEAVAALRQAVVILPERHAAYPLLGAALLANRQREEACAAFEQACRLNPEDLDSRHALLRLYFDSGRYAETLARSGEILRRFRDDVSALRATAHALERMAAAANSDSLNFAAEAALKRLLLLTMSAEDFIALGGHYYRRGDHRNAALQFEEAARLQPDNTEVLRYLGDCAWQLGDFTAMAKWYTRLLLNRPADVEAVKNLLIAEQALGRNAEAERLKARLQQLQGSME encoded by the coding sequence ATGATCCGAAACCGTCTCAACATCGAACAGCCTGCCTCACCAGGGATCAAAACCCTGGCCACCCTGGTGTGTGCGCTCGCCCTCTTCACCACCGCCTGTCAGAATCAATTGCTCGAGCAAGCCGCGTTTTTTGAGCGCAGCGGCCAGCCCGGGAAATCGGAGAGCGTGCTGCTGCGCCATCTTGAGGCTCACCCCGATGATGCGCGGGCACGCTTCTGGCTTGCCGAGTTGCAAGGCCGCCAGAAGAAATTTGACGAGATGGCGGCCTCGCTGGCGCTGGTGGAACAACAGGATCGCCGCTGGCGCGAGGCTGCCGCCGATCTCAGGGAAAAATACTGGCGCGAGAATTACAACGAGGGGGTGCGCGCGCTGGCGGTGATGCAAATCCCCGAGGCGGTGGCGGCGTTGCGCCAGGCCGTGGTGATTTTGCCCGAACGCCATGCGGCTTATCCGCTGTTGGGTGCCGCCTTGCTGGCGAACCGGCAGCGCGAAGAAGCGTGTGCCGCCTTCGAGCAGGCCTGCCGGCTCAATCCCGAGGATTTGGATTCCCGCCATGCCCTGTTGCGCCTGTATTTTGACAGCGGGCGCTATGCCGAAACCCTCGCCCGCAGCGGGGAAATCCTCCGGCGCTTTCGCGATGACGTGTCCGCCCTGCGCGCGACCGCGCACGCACTCGAGCGCATGGCGGCTGCTGCCAACAGCGATTCGCTCAACTTCGCGGCCGAAGCCGCGCTCAAGCGGCTGCTGCTGCTCACTATGAGTGCGGAGGATTTTATTGCGCTCGGCGGCCATTACTACCGCCGCGGCGACCACCGCAACGCCGCCCTCCAGTTTGAAGAGGCCGCCCGCCTGCAGCCTGACAACACCGAGGTGCTGCGCTATCTCGGCGATTGCGCCTGGCAGCTCGGCGATTTTACCGCGATGGCCAAATGGTACACGCGCCTGCTGCTCAACCGACCTGCGGATGTGGAGGCGGTCAAAAACCTGCTGATTGCCGAACAGGCGCTGGGCCGCAACGCCGAAGCCGAACGGTTGAAGGCCCGGTTGCAACAGTTGCAGGGAAGCATGGAATGA
- a CDS encoding Fic family protein, with amino-acid sequence MINAGKNQAQRAGVYVRQPQGYRAFIPKPLPPNPPVQVSGSLQALLSQADYALGRLDGAILTLPNPDLFVFMYVRKEAVLSSQIEGTQSSLQNLLAAEARLFDPDTPGDVGEVINYVRALNYGLERLATLPVSVRLIKEIHAELMRGVRGGQLTPGELRTSQNWIGPAGCTLSEATFVPPPPQEVPQALADLERFLHTQDDMPALIRVGLAHAQFETIHPFLDGNGRIGRLLITFLLVEKGLLRKPVLYLSHYFKRYRAEYYDRLQAVRDAGDWEGWLEFFLRGVAEVSEEASQTAAKILRLREEYRAKITDRLGRAAANGHRVMDRLFDHPIVTVATVREWLGITPAGANQIVSRLVGIGLLQEITGYARNRRFRFEPYLRLFEDSEEKQP; translated from the coding sequence ATGATAAACGCAGGCAAGAACCAAGCGCAGCGTGCAGGCGTTTACGTGCGCCAGCCGCAGGGCTACCGCGCGTTTATCCCGAAGCCGTTACCCCCCAATCCACCGGTTCAGGTAAGCGGCTCCTTGCAGGCGCTGCTTTCCCAAGCCGACTATGCCCTGGGCCGGCTTGACGGCGCCATACTAACCCTGCCCAATCCTGATCTCTTCGTGTTCATGTATGTGCGCAAAGAGGCTGTGCTCTCCAGTCAGATCGAGGGCACGCAAAGCTCATTGCAAAACCTGCTGGCAGCGGAAGCGAGACTGTTTGACCCCGATACACCCGGCGATGTGGGCGAGGTCATCAACTACGTGCGTGCGCTGAACTACGGCTTGGAGCGGCTGGCCACGCTGCCGGTCTCCGTGCGTCTCATCAAGGAAATCCACGCCGAGCTGATGCGTGGCGTTCGCGGTGGGCAACTCACCCCAGGCGAACTGCGAACCAGCCAGAATTGGATCGGTCCTGCAGGATGCACGCTTTCCGAAGCGACTTTTGTCCCGCCTCCGCCCCAGGAGGTACCCCAGGCGCTGGCTGACCTGGAGCGGTTCCTCCACACTCAAGACGACATGCCGGCACTGATCCGCGTCGGACTGGCACACGCCCAGTTCGAAACCATCCACCCGTTTCTGGATGGCAACGGTCGCATTGGGCGGCTGCTGATCACGTTCCTGCTGGTCGAAAAAGGGCTTTTGCGGAAACCCGTGCTCTATTTGTCCCACTACTTCAAGCGGTACCGCGCCGAGTACTACGATCGCCTGCAAGCCGTGCGCGATGCCGGGGATTGGGAAGGCTGGCTCGAATTTTTCCTGCGCGGCGTTGCCGAAGTGAGCGAAGAAGCAAGTCAAACCGCCGCAAAGATCCTGCGCCTGCGCGAAGAGTATCGCGCCAAAATCACCGATCGGCTTGGCCGCGCCGCCGCCAATGGGCATCGGGTGATGGATCGGCTCTTCGACCACCCCATCGTAACGGTGGCCACGGTGCGCGAATGGCTCGGCATCACCCCGGCCGGCGCCAACCAGATCGTGTCCCGGCTGGTAGGCATTGGCCTTCTCCAAGAGATCACCGGCTACGCCCGCAACCGGCGGTTTCGCTTTGAACCGTATCTTCGCTTGTTTGAAGACTCCGAGGAGAAGCAGCCATGA
- a CDS encoding tetratricopeptide repeat protein: MRKSDKRFAKAERLWENGEFEKAMAVYQTILTDDHIPIMARAIVCEYLGRLYIGVGELATAEKYLAAAVAMNPEGVEHHVQLANCLCLAGRQEEAWQMIQKLYQRFPDHPAAIHYMGKMLDERGEHERGFALMKKAIKLDPTNERFLADLSFAYMMHGNAGAAMVCSEEALALKPDDEVVQFIHQVAHEFEKQEYAKRGRTPSAARQQTARLRRPKRKASHLE; the protein is encoded by the coding sequence ATGCGCAAAAGTGACAAGCGTTTTGCCAAGGCTGAGCGATTGTGGGAAAACGGGGAATTTGAGAAGGCAATGGCCGTTTATCAAACCATCCTGACCGACGACCACATTCCCATCATGGCGCGCGCCATTGTGTGCGAATACCTCGGCAGGCTTTACATCGGCGTGGGCGAGCTTGCCACCGCGGAAAAATATCTCGCGGCCGCTGTTGCAATGAATCCGGAGGGCGTCGAACACCACGTCCAGCTTGCCAACTGCCTGTGCCTGGCCGGCCGGCAGGAAGAGGCGTGGCAGATGATTCAAAAACTTTATCAGCGCTTCCCGGATCACCCCGCCGCCATTCACTACATGGGCAAAATGCTCGACGAGCGCGGCGAACACGAGCGCGGCTTCGCTTTGATGAAAAAGGCGATCAAGCTTGACCCCACCAACGAGCGCTTTCTGGCGGACCTGTCCTTTGCCTACATGATGCACGGCAACGCCGGCGCCGCCATGGTCTGCAGCGAAGAAGCCCTGGCCCTCAAGCCCGACGATGAAGTCGTGCAATTCATCCACCAAGTTGCCCACGAATTCGAGAAACAGGAATACGCGAAACGCGGCCGGACGCCCTCCGCTGCCCGCCAGCAAACTGCCCGGCTGCGCCGGCCGAAACGCAAAGCGTCACACCTTGAATAA
- a CDS encoding HAMP domain-containing histidine kinase — protein sequence MANRTKLLVADDERVVRHVCQLTLERSDCEVLTAENGLLALELLRTHPGVEIVLTDLKMPAMDGMELLKTIKRDFPHLEVIIMTGYATIEVAVAALKLGAFDFLLKPLKADQIRLAVAKCREKIQLSQENLLLKRANEKLRELQVMKDKFIAIASHELRTPVSHLKGYLAILNEARPNELSEAERAECMQILQTAVADVEQIVTDMTNLLYLEHKIWQLRRERVDLAAVITQVVQEFRLPARARGLNLNWQTTGRNCSLTADRLKIKLMLAELVQNAIKFTPDGGTIDIALTHDHEFWVITVQDNGVGIPAEELGKIFEKFYEVQNSDLHSSSATGFLGGGLGIGLPLARAIAEAHGGGIKVSSVPHQGSTFQVLLPMTTSATPARPAEPGFADFVQSHPAMSVQDS from the coding sequence ATGGCAAACCGGACGAAATTGCTGGTGGCCGACGACGAGCGTGTCGTCCGGCACGTCTGCCAGTTGACTCTGGAACGCAGTGACTGCGAGGTGCTGACCGCCGAAAACGGCCTGCTCGCGCTGGAGCTGCTGCGCACCCACCCCGGTGTGGAAATCGTGCTCACCGACCTCAAAATGCCGGCGATGGACGGCATGGAGCTGCTCAAAACCATCAAACGCGATTTCCCCCACCTCGAAGTGATCATCATGACCGGTTACGCCACCATCGAAGTGGCGGTGGCCGCGCTGAAACTGGGCGCCTTCGACTTTCTGCTCAAACCGCTCAAGGCCGATCAAATCCGGCTGGCGGTCGCCAAATGCCGCGAGAAAATCCAGCTCAGCCAGGAAAATCTGCTGCTCAAACGCGCCAACGAAAAACTGCGCGAACTGCAGGTGATGAAGGACAAGTTCATTGCCATCGCCTCGCATGAGCTGCGCACGCCGGTCAGCCATCTCAAAGGCTATCTCGCCATTCTCAACGAAGCCCGGCCAAACGAGCTGAGCGAAGCGGAACGCGCGGAATGCATGCAAATCCTGCAGACTGCGGTGGCGGATGTCGAGCAGATCGTCACCGACATGACCAATCTCCTCTACCTCGAACACAAGATCTGGCAGCTTCGCCGCGAGCGCGTGGACCTGGCCGCGGTCATCACGCAGGTGGTGCAGGAATTCCGGCTGCCGGCGCGCGCACGCGGCCTGAACTTGAACTGGCAGACCACCGGCAGAAATTGCAGCCTCACCGCCGACCGTCTCAAGATCAAACTCATGCTGGCCGAGCTGGTGCAAAACGCCATCAAGTTCACACCCGACGGCGGCACGATCGACATTGCGCTGACGCACGACCATGAGTTTTGGGTGATCACGGTGCAGGACAACGGCGTGGGCATTCCCGCCGAGGAGCTGGGAAAGATCTTCGAAAAATTCTACGAAGTGCAAAACTCCGATCTGCACAGCTCGAGCGCCACGGGTTTTTTGGGCGGCGGCCTGGGGATTGGACTGCCGCTGGCGCGCGCCATCGCCGAAGCACACGGCGGCGGCATTAAAGTGTCGAGCGTGCCGCATCAGGGCTCCACCTTTCAAGTCCTGCTGCCCATGACGACCAGCGCAACACCCGCGCGGCCGGCGGAGCCCGGCTTTGCTGACTTTGTGCAAAGTCATCCAGCCATGTCCGTGCAAGACTCGTGA
- a CDS encoding type I restriction endonuclease subunit R → MSVSESVVEQAALAWLEAIGWRVAHGPDISPAGDTLTLPLSLRERESYGEVVLAQRLRDALARLNPALPGEALEDAFRKLTRPEGADLLQRNRAFHRLLTNGVTVEYRTADGAIRGAQARAIDFDDIDNNDWLAVNQFAVVENKHSRRPDIVLFVNGLPLAVVELKNAADEEATIWTAYQQLQTYQAEIPSLFAPNAVLVISDGVEARLGTLTAGREWFKPWRTISGAHVEDVGSSQLGVLLKGVFEKRRFLDLVRDFIVFEDDGSGRLVKKMAGYHQFHAVQVAVAETLRAAELARAERVTEWGAGYEAGRKPGGKPGDRRIGVVWHTQGSGKSLTMAFYAGRIIREPAMENPTIVVLTDRNDLDDQLFGTFSRCQDLLRQPPVQAESRAHLRQLLSVQAGGVVFTTIQKFFPEEKGDRHPTLSERRNIVVIADEAHRSQYDFIDGFARHMRDALPNASFIGFTGTPIEKTDANTRAVFGDYISVYDIQRAVEDGATVPIYYESRLARLALDEAERPKIDPDFEEATEGEEVERKEKLKTKWAQLEVVVGAEKRLELVARDIVEHFEQRLEALDGKAMIVCMSRRICIELYREIVRLRPHWHDDDDGRGAIKVVMTGSASDPLDWQPHIRNKPRREALANRFRDPNDPFKVVIVRDMWLTGFNAPSLHTMYMDKPMRAHGLMQAIARVNRVFRDKPGGLVVDYLGLAHELKAALATYTESGGTGRTALDQDQAVALMLEKYEVCCGLFHGFDRAKWTSGTPQERLGLLPAAQEHILRQENGKDRCVRAVRELSLAFALAVPHEEALRIRDDVAFFQAVQAVLAKRAPGEARPEEELDHAVRQIISRAVAPEGVVDIFAAAGLQKPDISILSEEFLAEVREMPQRNLAVELLQKLLKGEIAIRRRKNVVQARSFAEMLEQTIRRYQNRAIEAAQVIEELIALARDMGEANARGEKLNLSEEELAFYDALETNDSAVKVLGDETLRTIARELVATVRNNVTIDWTLRENVRAQLRVLVKRILRKYGYPPDKQEKATLTVLEQAEALSTEWALAA, encoded by the coding sequence GTGAGTGTCTCGGAATCCGTTGTCGAGCAAGCGGCCCTCGCCTGGCTGGAAGCCATCGGCTGGCGGGTCGCGCATGGCCCAGACATATCGCCTGCTGGCGATACCCTCACCCTGCCCCTCTCCCTGCGAGAAAGGGAAAGTTACGGCGAGGTAGTCCTGGCGCAGCGGCTGCGCGATGCGCTGGCGCGACTCAATCCCGCCCTACCCGGCGAGGCGCTGGAGGACGCGTTCCGCAAGCTCACCCGCCCCGAAGGGGCCGATCTCCTTCAGCGCAACCGTGCGTTTCATCGCTTGCTAACAAACGGTGTGACGGTGGAATACCGCACGGCCGACGGCGCCATTCGTGGCGCACAGGCGCGGGCGATCGACTTTGACGATATAGACAACAACGACTGGCTGGCGGTAAACCAGTTTGCCGTGGTAGAGAACAAGCACAGTCGCCGGCCGGACATCGTCTTGTTCGTCAACGGCCTGCCGCTGGCGGTGGTCGAGCTCAAGAACGCGGCGGACGAAGAGGCGACCATCTGGACCGCTTACCAACAGTTGCAGACTTACCAGGCCGAGATCCCTTCGCTGTTCGCGCCGAACGCGGTGCTGGTCATCTCTGACGGTGTCGAGGCGCGCCTCGGAACACTCACGGCCGGGCGGGAGTGGTTCAAGCCCTGGCGCACGATCTCCGGCGCGCATGTCGAGGACGTTGGCTCGTCGCAACTCGGGGTGTTGCTGAAGGGAGTGTTCGAGAAACGACGCTTCCTCGACCTGGTGCGCGATTTCATCGTCTTCGAGGACGACGGGAGCGGGCGCCTGGTCAAGAAGATGGCCGGCTACCACCAGTTCCACGCGGTGCAGGTGGCGGTGGCCGAGACGCTGCGAGCGGCGGAGCTCGCTCGTGCTGAACGAGTAACCGAGTGGGGCGCAGGTTACGAGGCCGGCCGCAAGCCGGGTGGCAAACCGGGCGACCGACGTATCGGCGTCGTCTGGCACACGCAAGGCTCAGGCAAGAGCCTGACTATGGCGTTTTACGCCGGCCGGATCATCCGCGAGCCGGCGATGGAGAACCCGACCATCGTTGTCCTCACCGACCGCAACGACCTCGACGATCAGCTTTTTGGTACGTTCTCGCGCTGCCAGGACCTGCTGCGCCAGCCACCGGTGCAGGCGGAAAGCCGCGCACACCTGCGCCAACTACTTTCCGTTCAGGCCGGTGGCGTGGTCTTCACCACGATCCAAAAGTTCTTCCCAGAGGAGAAGGGCGACCGGCATCCGACCCTTTCCGAACGGCGCAACATCGTGGTCATCGCCGACGAGGCGCACCGCAGCCAGTACGACTTCATCGACGGCTTCGCGCGGCACATGCGCGACGCGCTGCCGAACGCTTCGTTCATCGGCTTCACGGGCACACCGATTGAGAAGACGGACGCCAACACCCGCGCGGTCTTCGGCGACTACATCAGCGTCTACGACATCCAGCGCGCGGTCGAGGACGGCGCAACGGTGCCGATCTACTACGAAAGCCGGCTGGCCAGGCTCGCGCTGGACGAGGCCGAGCGGCCGAAGATCGACCCGGACTTCGAGGAGGCCACCGAGGGCGAGGAGGTCGAGAGGAAGGAAAAGCTCAAGACCAAGTGGGCGCAGCTCGAGGTCGTGGTGGGCGCGGAGAAGCGGCTCGAACTGGTGGCGCGCGACATCGTCGAGCACTTCGAGCAGCGGCTGGAGGCGCTGGACGGCAAGGCCATGATCGTGTGCATGAGCCGCCGCATCTGCATCGAGCTCTACCGCGAGATCGTCCGCCTGCGCCCGCACTGGCACGACGACGATGACGGCCGCGGTGCGATCAAGGTGGTGATGACCGGCTCGGCCTCCGATCCCTTGGACTGGCAGCCGCACATCCGCAACAAGCCGCGGCGCGAGGCGCTCGCCAACCGTTTCCGCGATCCGAATGATCCGTTCAAGGTCGTCATCGTGCGGGATATGTGGCTTACCGGCTTCAATGCGCCCAGCCTGCACACGATGTACATGGACAAGCCGATGCGCGCCCACGGGCTGATGCAAGCCATCGCGCGCGTGAACCGCGTATTCAGAGACAAACCCGGCGGCCTGGTCGTGGACTACTTAGGGCTTGCCCACGAACTGAAAGCGGCATTGGCGACCTACACCGAGAGCGGCGGCACGGGCCGCACGGCGCTCGACCAGGACCAGGCGGTCGCCCTGATGCTGGAAAAGTACGAGGTCTGCTGCGGCCTCTTCCACGGCTTCGACCGAGCGAAGTGGACGAGCGGGACGCCGCAGGAGCGGCTCGGCCTGCTCCCCGCTGCGCAGGAGCACATCCTGCGCCAGGAGAACGGCAAGGACCGGTGCGTGCGCGCCGTGCGGGAGCTGTCCCTGGCGTTCGCGCTGGCGGTGCCGCACGAAGAGGCGCTGCGCATCCGCGACGACGTGGCCTTCTTCCAGGCCGTGCAGGCGGTGCTCGCCAAGCGCGCGCCCGGCGAAGCGCGCCCGGAAGAGGAGCTGGATCACGCGGTCCGGCAGATCATCTCGCGTGCCGTGGCCCCTGAGGGCGTCGTGGACATCTTCGCGGCCGCCGGCCTCCAGAAGCCCGACATCTCGATCCTCTCGGAGGAGTTCCTGGCCGAGGTGCGGGAGATGCCCCAGCGCAACCTGGCGGTGGAGTTGCTCCAAAAGCTGCTCAAGGGCGAAATCGCGATCCGCCGGCGCAAGAACGTGGTCCAGGCTCGCTCGTTCGCCGAGATGCTGGAGCAGACGATCCGCCGCTACCAGAACCGGGCGATCGAGGCGGCCCAGGTGATCGAGGAACTCATCGCCCTGGCCCGCGACATGGGGGAGGCCAACGCCCGCGGCGAGAAGCTGAATCTGAGCGAGGAAGAGCTCGCGTTCTACGATGCGCTGGAGACCAACGACAGCGCGGTCAAGGTGCTGGGTGACGAGACGCTCCGAACGATCGCGCGCGAGCTGGTCGCCACCGTCCGCAACAACGTCACGATCGACTGGACCCTGCGCGAGAACGTGCGAGCGCAACTGCGCGTGCTGGTCAAGCGCATCCTGCGCAAGTATGGCTACCCGCCGGACAAGCAGGAAAAGGCCACGCTGACGGTGTTGGAACAGGCTGAAGCACTCTCGACGGAATGGGCGCTGGCGGCATAA
- a CDS encoding restriction endonuclease subunit S yields MADEWRETVLGQLMSFANGRSSPERADGLPYPVYGSNGVIGHAAEANADEGSIIIGRVGSYCGSLFFSKQRCWVTDNAIRATALGNNDARFLFYLLSTLDLNNWRAGSGQPLLNQDILSRIPASVPEPAEQLAIAHILGTLDDKIELNRRMSETLEAMARTLFKSWFVDFDPVRAKMDGRWRKGQTLPGLPAHLYELFPARLVPSELGEIPEGWVTGTLGDVAEHPRRSVRPSQINPEMPYIALEHMPKRCIALSDWATGDGLESNKFEFKRGEILFGKLRPYFHKVGVAPVDGVCSTDIVVVAPKDSRWFGFVLGHVSSREFVEYANAGSTGTKMPRTSWAEMARYEFALPPAPVAKAFTNVVRPSVDRIIASIHESRTLAALRDALLPKLISGELRVKDAERFLKKRGL; encoded by the coding sequence ATGGCGGATGAGTGGCGGGAGACGGTGCTTGGCCAACTAATGTCTTTCGCGAATGGTCGCTCAAGCCCTGAGCGCGCAGATGGATTGCCTTATCCTGTCTATGGCTCCAACGGAGTAATTGGACATGCAGCCGAAGCCAATGCTGACGAAGGCTCAATCATCATTGGGCGAGTGGGTAGTTACTGCGGTTCGCTTTTCTTCAGCAAGCAACGCTGCTGGGTGACAGATAACGCGATTCGCGCCACTGCTCTGGGCAACAACGATGCAAGATTCCTTTTCTATCTGCTAAGCACGCTCGACCTTAATAACTGGAGAGCTGGTTCGGGGCAGCCGCTGCTGAATCAGGATATCCTCAGCCGTATTCCTGCTTCGGTTCCGGAACCTGCCGAGCAACTCGCCATCGCCCACATCCTCGGCACGCTGGACGACAAGATCGAACTGAACCGGCGGATGAGCGAGACGCTGGAGGCCATGGCGCGGACGCTCTTCAAGTCGTGGTTCGTGGACTTCGACCCCGTCCGCGCCAAAATGGACGGGCGCTGGCGCAAGGGCCAGACGCTCCCCGGCCTGCCCGCCCACCTCTACGAGCTCTTCCCCGCCCGCCTCGTCCCCTCCGAACTCGGCGAGATTCCGGAGGGGTGGGTGACAGGGACTCTAGGCGATGTCGCCGAGCACCCTCGACGTAGCGTGCGGCCAAGCCAGATCAATCCCGAGATGCCGTACATCGCACTTGAGCACATGCCGAAACGATGTATTGCGCTTTCGGATTGGGCTACCGGCGATGGACTCGAGAGCAACAAGTTCGAGTTCAAGCGGGGCGAGATCTTGTTCGGGAAGCTCCGGCCCTACTTCCACAAGGTCGGCGTCGCGCCGGTCGATGGCGTCTGCTCGACCGACATTGTCGTTGTGGCTCCGAAAGACAGCCGCTGGTTCGGGTTCGTCCTCGGTCATGTGTCGAGCAGGGAGTTCGTCGAGTATGCAAACGCTGGCTCGACTGGCACAAAAATGCCGCGCACCAGCTGGGCTGAAATGGCTCGCTACGAGTTCGCGCTTCCACCTGCACCCGTGGCCAAGGCTTTCACCAATGTCGTGCGGCCGTCGGTTGACCGGATCATCGCCAGCATTCACGAATCCCGCACTCTCGCCGCCCTGCGCGACGCGCTGCTCCCCAAGCTCATCTCCGGCGAGCTGCGGGTGAAGGATGCAGAACGGTTTTTGAAGAAGAGGGGGTTATGA
- a CDS encoding four helix bundle suffix domain-containing protein yields the protein MTGKIIPKHGGYRNLRSFQTAQQVYDATVIFCNRFIDKRSRTHDQMVQAARSGVQNIAEGSMASATSKKMELKLTGVARASLEELLLDYQDFLRQRGLRLWHKDSPEALKVRKRYSSDKSDLSGTTDPYGISTAEPEVAANTIICLINQASYLLGRQLKSLEEQFLKEGGFTERLYNHRQKQRGLQ from the coding sequence ATGACGGGAAAAATCATTCCAAAGCATGGTGGATACAGGAACTTGCGCAGCTTCCAAACTGCGCAACAGGTGTATGATGCCACAGTTATCTTTTGCAACCGCTTCATCGACAAACGCTCCCGCACGCACGATCAGATGGTGCAAGCTGCGAGAAGCGGAGTGCAGAACATTGCCGAAGGAAGCATGGCATCGGCAACTTCCAAGAAAATGGAACTAAAACTTACAGGTGTTGCAAGAGCGAGCCTTGAAGAGCTGCTGCTTGACTACCAGGACTTCTTGCGGCAGCGGGGGTTGCGGTTGTGGCACAAGGATTCACCAGAAGCATTGAAAGTCAGAAAACGTTACTCGTCGGACAAGTCCGACTTGTCAGGCACGACGGACCCTTATGGCATTTCCACCGCTGAACCCGAGGTTGCTGCGAACACCATCATTTGCCTGATCAATCAAGCAAGTTATCTTTTGGGCAGGCAACTTAAGTCGTTAGAGGAGCAATTTTTGAAGGAGGGTGGTTTTACAGAACGGCTGTACAACCACCGGCAGAAACAGAGAGGTCTCCAGTGA